In Helianthus annuus cultivar XRQ/B chromosome 8, HanXRQr2.0-SUNRISE, whole genome shotgun sequence, a single genomic region encodes these proteins:
- the LOC118481204 gene encoding galactinol synthase 2-like, protein MAPPVAKNTANGMMTSGLVKAKTLPRRAYVTFLAGDGDYWKGVVALAKGLRKAKSIYPLVVAMLPDVPMDHRQKLLSQGCIIREIEPLYPPENQTQFAMAYYVINYSKLRIWEVTNHSFFFLFFVKNALIYGSKFCNPFATKLTAMNFAII, encoded by the coding sequence ATGGCTCCACCAGTCGCTAAAAACACCGCCAACGGAATGATGACATCCGGTCTGGTGAAGGCCAAAACCCTGCCTCGACGTGCTTACGTCACCTTTTTGGCCGGAGATGGTGACTACTGGAAGGGTGTGGTTGCACTCGCCAAGGGTCTACGCAAGGCCAAGTCTATCTACCCGCTCGTCGTCGCAATGCTTCCCGATGTTCCGATGGATCATCGACAGAAATTGTTGTCACAAGGATGCATCATCCGAGAGATTGAGCCACTGTACCCGCCGGAAAACCAGACACAGTTTGCTATGGCTTATTATGTCATTAATTACTCCAAGCTCCGTATTTGGGAGGTAACaaatcattcatttttttttttgttctttgttAAAAACGCACTAATTTACGGTAGCAAATTTTGTAACCCTTTTGCGACCAAACTAACAGCAATGAATTTTGCGATCATATGA
- the LOC110872411 gene encoding galactinol synthase 2 — MAPPVAKNTANGMMTSGLVKAKTLPRRAYVTFLAGDGDYWKGVVALAKGLRKAKSIYPLVVAMLPDVPMDHRQKLLSQGCIIREIEPLYPPENQTQFAMAYYVINYSKLRIWEFVEYSKMIYLDGDIQVFDNIDHLFDLPDGHFYAVMDCFCEPNWRNSPQYQIGYCQQSPNNVQWPEHQLGPKPPLYFNAGMFVFEPSLSTYYDLLDSVKTTPPTLFAEQDFLNMFFKDIYKPIPTEYNLILAMLWRHPENVELEKVKVVHYCADGSKPWRYTGKEVNMDRDDIKMLVEKWWEIYNDETLDYWRICGHSMGAQLTAVDKPTPVVSKSGRRYITAPSAA, encoded by the exons ATGGCTCCACCAGTCGCTAAAAACACCGCCAACGGAATGATGACATCCGGTCTGGTGAAGGCCAAAACCCTGCCTCGACGTGCTTACGTCACCTTTTTGGCCGGAGATGGTGACTACTGGAAGGGTGTGGTTGCACTCGCCAAGGGTCTACGCAAGGCCAAGTCTATCTACCCGCTCGTCGTCGCAATGCTTCCCGATGTTCCGATGGATCATCGACAGAAATTGTTGTCACAAGGATGCATCATCCGAGAGATTGAGCCACTGTACCCGCCGGAAAACCAGACACAGTTTGCTATGGCTTATTATGTCATTAATTACTCCAAGCTCCGTATTTGGGAG TTCGTGGAGTATAGCAAGATGATATACTTAGACGGAGACATACAAGTATTCGACAACATAGACCACCTCTTCGACTTACCAGACGGCCACTTCTACGCCGTCATGGACTGTTTCTGCGAGCCAAACTGGCGTAACAGCCCCCAATACCAAATCGGCTACTGTCAACAATCACCAAACAATGTCCAGTGGCCAGAGCACCAACTGGGCCCCAAACCCCCACTCTACTTCAACGCCGGTATGTTCGTCTTCGAGCCCAGTCTCTCCACCTACTACGACCTCCTAGACTCCGTAAAAACAACCCCACCAACACTATTCGCCGAACAAGATTTCTTAAACATGTTTTTTAAAGACATTTACAAGCCTATTCCCACCGAATACAACTTGATATTGGCGATGTTGTGGCGCCACCCGGAGAATGTGGAGCTTGAGAAAGTGAAGGTGGTGCATTACTGTGCTGATGGGTCGAAGCCATGGAGGTATACTGGAAAAGAGGTGAATATGGATCGGGATGACATTAAGATGCTGGTGGAGAAGTGGTGGGAGATTTATAACGATGAGACGTTGGATTATTGGAGGATTTGTGGGCATTCGATGGGTGCGCAGTTGACCGCCGTGGATAAGCCGACTCCTGTGGTTAGTAAAAGTGGCCGGCGTTACATCACTGCCCCATCGGCGGCTTAG